The sequence ACCGCCCGCAACACGCCACCGGGCAGCGAGAAGCAGGCCGCCAGCAGCGCGGCCACGCGGATGTCCAGACCGAACTCGCCCACGTAGTACTGCACCATCCACAGCGAGAGCGCCACGTAGCCGCCGAAGACGATGCTGTAGTACTGGCAGTACTTGAGCACCTTGGGGTCCTTGAGTGCCTTGAGCTGGTCCATGAAGGACACATTGCTCGGCACCAGGTGGTCGGGGTTGCTGTAGGTGAACAGCCAGAACAGCACGACCGTGCCCAGCATGATGGCCGCGTACACCTGCGGCACCATGGTCCAGCCGAAGGCCACCAGCAGCACGGGGGCCACGAACTTGTTGACCGCCGCGCCCGAGTTGCCTGCACCGTACACGCCCATGGCCATGCCCTGGCGGTGCTTGGGGAACCAGCGCGCCACATAGGGTGTGCCGACCGAGAACGAGCCGCCCGCGAGACCGACAAACAGGCCGATGGTGAGGAAGTGCCAGTAGGCGGTGGCGTAACTCATGAGCCAGATCGCAGGCACGGTGATGGCCATGAGGATGGTCATCACGATGCGGCCACCGTAGCGGTCGGTCCAGATGCCCAGCGGCACGCGCACCAGCGAACCGGTGAGCACCGGCGTGGCCATGAGCAGGCCGAATTGGGTGGAGTTGAGGTCGAGCGCCTTCTTGATCGGGATGCCGATGACGCCGAACATCATCCACACCATGAAGCACACGGTGAAGGCCAGTGTGCTGACGATCAGCACCGACCAGGCTTTTTTGTCGTTGTTCAGTTCAGAGGCCATGATGTCTTTCTCCACGCGGGGCATGGCAAGACTGTCGGCGCTGGGCGCGCCGGTGGCTATCCGCCTCCCGGGTGGGCTGCGGGACTCTGAAGAACGATGGTGGAAGGACGCCGGGCGTCCGGAAGAACTAGGGCGGCGCTTTTGTGGCCGTCAGTTGACCAGCATCAATGCACGAGGACGATGGTGACCAGCACGCTGGCGTCTTCCACCGCGAGCAGGCCATGCGGTACACCGCCGCGCAAGAAGAGCAGTTGCCCGGCCTGCAGCCGCTGCACGCCTTCGGGCGTTTCGAAGTCGATCACGCCTTCGAGGCACTGCACGGTGATCTCACCCGGCACCTGGTGCATCGGCATGCCCTTGCCCAGCGGCAACCGCAGCCGGATGACCTCGAGCTGCTCGGACTTGAACAGCGCCACCGACTGCGTGCTGAGCGCATCGCCGCCCTGGTTCATGAGATTGGCGATTTCGCCGGAGTCGAGGTGGTGCAGGGCCATGGAAATCTCCTAGGTGGCGTGACGGGCGGCGAACACCGCTGCCTGCACGCGCGAGGTGAGGTGGAGTTTGCGCAGGATGTGCTGCACGTGGATCTTGACCGTGGTCTCGGCGATGTCGAGCTGGCGGGCGATGTGTTTGTTGCTGTCGCCGCGTGCGATCAGGTGCAGGATCTCGAGTTCCCGGGTCGACAGCGAAGCGAGTTCGGCGTCCGAGGAGGACGGGGGTGCGGCGGTGGTAGCGCCCTGGCCGTTGGCGTCTGGCTGCGCGCGCAGGGCCGACACCAGCTTGGTCGTCATCTCGGGGCTCACCACCGATTCGCCGTCCATCACCTTGACGATGGCCTCGCACAGGTGGTGCGATTCCACCGTCTTGAGCAAATAGCCGTCGGCACCGGCCTTGAGCGCGGCCACCAGGTCGGCCTCGTTCTCGCTCACGGTGAGCATGAGCACGCGGCTGCCCGGTGCGGCCTGGCGCAGCGCGGGGATCGCGTCCACGCCCAGCACGCCTGGCAGGTGGTTGTCGAGCAGGATCACGTCGGGCCGCTGGCGCGCCACGCAGCGCAGCGCCTCGCCCACGTCACCCGCCTCGCAGGTCACCTCGAAGCGTGGGTCTTGCGAGAGCAGGGCCATGAGCCCGCGGCGGAACAGGGAGTGGTCGTCGACCACCAGCAGCTGGATGGGGCGTTGTCGGGTGTCGGTCATGGAACCATTTGCTCGGTGGCGGGTGCGGTGATCGGACTGGCCGCGATCGGATGGGGCGGCAAGGTCAGGGAGACGGTGGTGCCCTGTCCGGGCTCGGAGACCACGTCGACCCTCGCACCAATGAGGGCGGCGCGCTCGCTCATGATCTTCAGCCCCACGTGGGAGGCATCGGGTGCATCCAGCGCATCAAAGCCCGTGCCGTCGTCGCGCACGCGAAACAGCCAGTGCGAACCCTTCACAACGTCGAGCTGGACGTGGCTGGCCCCGGCGTGCTTGCGCACGTTGGACAGCGCTTCCTGCAACACATGCAGCACCTGCACCTGCACATCGGCCGGCAGCGGAAGGCCGTGGCCTTCGACGTGCAGCTTCGCGCTCAAGCCGGTCTGGTGCTGGAACTTCTGAAGTGTCTCCTGCAGCGCGCGCTCGATGTCGTCGGTGTTGGTGCGGGTGCGGAAGTGCACCAGCAGTTCGCGCACGTCGTTGATGCTCTCGCGCAGGCCTTCGTCGAGCTCGTCCAGCGTGCTCATGACCCGCGTGTCCTGGCCCTTGCTCGCCGCGTTGCGCAGCAGCTGCACCTGGATCTTCAGGAAGGCCAGCGACTGCGCGATGGAGTCGTGCAGTTCGCGCGCGATCAACGCCCGCTCCTCGCCCACCGCCGCCTCGCGCTCCAGCGCCGCGGCGCGCAGGCTTTCCAGCGCATTGGCCAGGTGGCTGGCCAGTGCGTCGAGCAGCTCGGTTTCGCCAGCACTCAGGCTGGTCTGCGAGCGGTAGAACAGGTTGATCTCGCCGATGAGGCGCTGCTGCAGGCGCACCGGCACGCTCACCAGCGTCTCGAAGCCGGCACGCACGCAGTGGCGCACCTCCACCTCGTCGTGGCTGCGAATGGGAATCACCCGGGTGCGCGCATCGGGCTGGAGGTTGCCGCAGGCGCAGGCTCCGGCCAGCAGGCTTCGCTCCTCTTCCACCATCTCCTGCGGAAAGCAGTCGGAGGCCAGCATCAGGTAACGCTGGCTGGCTTCGTCGCTCCAGCGCACCGCCACCGCGTCGGCCCTCACCACCGCACGAACGCGCTGGGAAAAACCGCGCGAGAGCTCTTCGATGCTGCCAGCCTGCGCCATGAACGCACTGACCTCGTACAGCGTCTCCAGCCGCGATCGCTGCGCCTCGATGTGGCGCGTCTTGGTCTCCACCTGGCTCTCCAGCCCGGCATACATCGACTGCAGCGTGGAGGCCATGCGGTTGAAGCCTCCGGCCACCTGACCGAATTCGTCGAGTGTTTCGACCTCCACACGCGCCTTGAAGTCGCCAGACTCCAGACGGCGCAGACCCTGTTGCAAACGGGCCAGCGGGTTGATGACGTACATGTAGCCGGTGTAGAGCATCACCACCGCTCCGCCGATCGCCAGTGCCATCATGAGGAACTGGAACAGGTTGAGGATGGCGGTGAAGCCCGCGAGCTGGTGCTCGATGGCGAGCACCAAGGCATCGATGGCTTCCACAAAGGTGCCGGCCGCGGCCAGGGCTTGCGCCGGATCGGGCGGCGTGTCCTGCAGCCAGAGCGGGCGCTGGTTCTGCCACAGCGCCTCCACGGTGGCGAACTCGCGGCCCACCGCGTCGTCCCAAGGCACGAAGAGGGGACGGCTGGCATCCCCCCGGCGCAACAAGTCCAGGCTCTGGTCGAACTGCTGCACCAGCGCCGCAACCTCCCCCGGCGGAGGATCGGCCTGCGCCACGCTGGTGAGCCGCCAGGTCTGCATGCGCATGCGTCCGGCTTCGTTCACCGCCGCCGCGCCGCCTTCGAGCTGCCAGGTCACCCACAGCGTGAGGCCGATGGACGCGAGCGCGACCAGCAGCAAGCCGGCGCCGATGCGCACCAGCTTGGTCGACAGGGAAGCGGTGGACACCATCGGGCGAGGTTAGCGGCTTTCGCCGCCGGCAGATACCCGCGTGCGACGGGCTGCAACCTCGGGCGGGCGTGGCAGGCCGGGCAGAAAGTGCACCCGTTGGCCGCGCGCGCCCGGCGCCGGTGCGATCAGGTCGGCCAGGGTCACACCGTCGAGCACCTCCAGGTAGCGTTCCATGGCCTCGCGCAGCGCGGTCTTGAGGCGGCAGTGGCCGTCAAGGCGGCAGCTGTTGTGCTCGGCGTCGAAGCATTCCACCAGCGTGAAGTCGCTCTCGGTCTGGCGCACCACCTCGCCCACCACGATGGTGTGCGCCGGCTGGAGCAGGCGCAGGCCACCGCCGCGCCCGCGCGTGGTCTCCAGCAGGCCCAGGCCGGAGAGCGTCATCACGATCTTGGTGAGGTGGCTGCGCGAGATGCCGTGCGCCTCGGCGATTTCACCCACGGTGGCACGCTGCTCACGCTGTTCGCTGGCAGCGCAGTACATCAGCACGCGCAGGCTGTAGTCGGTCCATTGGGTCAGTCGCATCGCGCATCCTCCTCATGACCGATGTCCGTGTGGATGGTCTGAATATTCATGTTGCCTGCATTTTATGCCTTAATATATTCATACCACATGAACATTCAAGGACCTCGACTATGAACACCACCTTCGCCCCCGCCGACACCCTGGACCGCGCCCTTCAGCCCATCGGACAGATCGCCGTCGAACTGCCGGGCTCCACCGCCGTCTTCCGCCGCCTCAAGCTCGACTTCTGCTGCGGCGGTCAGATCCCCCTCCAGCTGGCCTGCGACAACAAGGGCATCGACGTGGACGCGGTGCTGGCCGAACTCGCGCGGCTGGACCGACCCGACGGCCCGACCGTTCCGCAGGCCCCGGCCGAGATGATCGACCACATCCTCACGCGCTACCACGCGGTGCACCGCGAGCAGTTGCCCGAGCTGATCCGCATGGCGCGCCGTGTGGAGGCGGTGCACCGCGAGCACCCCGATGTGCCCACGGGTCTGGCGGAGCACCTGGAGGCCATCGAGACCGAGATGCTGGAGCACATGGCCAAGGAAGAGACCATCCTGTTCCCCATGCTCAAGGCGGGCGGGCGCGGCATGGCCGTGCACCCCATCGGCGTGATGAGGGAGGAACACACAAGCCACGGCGAACAGCTCGATCGCCTGATGGCGCTGACCCACGACGCCACGCCTCCCCAAGGAGCCTGCAACACCTGGCGCGCGCTGTACACCGGCATTCACCAGTTTGCCGACGACCTGATCGCGCACATCCACCTGGAAAACAACCAGCTGTTCCCGCAGTTCGAACCTACGCGCGCGGCCTGCTGCTGAGGCGTTCCGAGGGTGGGAGCGGCTATGCTGGAGGCGACCTCCACCCGACCGACCGCACCCAAACCTCCATGCCGACACCGGACATCGCCTGGGCCTACCCGCTGCTGCTCAAGACGCACCTCGGCCTGGTCGTGGCCAGCGTGGGCTTGTTCTCCGTGCGCGCACTCGCCGCGCTGCAGGGCCAGGGCTGGCCGTTGCGCCCAGGCTGGCGCCGCGTGAGCGAGGGGGTCGACACCGCGTTGCTCACGGCCGGCGCCGGCCTGTGGTGGCTGCTGCAGCTCAACCCGCTGCAAACGCCCTGGCTCGGCCTCAAGCTCGGCCTGTTGGTGGTCTACATCGGGCTGGGAACGGTGGCCATGCGCAACGCCGCGTCCACCCCGGTGCGTGCGCTGTGCCTGCTGGCGGCCTTGCTGTGTGTGGCCTTCATGGCCTCGATCGCACTCGCGCGCCATCCGCTGGGCTGGTGGGCCCCATGAGCCTGCACCGCTCGCGCGTGGTGCGCTGGCTGCTGTGGCTGGCCGGCAGCGTGTCGCTCGCGCTGGGTCTCATCGGCGTGGTGCTGCCCGGCCTGCCGACCACGCCGTTCATCCTGCTGGCCGCCGCCTGCTACGCCAAGGCCTCGCCCCGGCTGCACGGCTGGCTGCTCAACCACCGGTTTCTCGGTCCCATGGTGCGCGACTGGGAGACGCACCGCAGCCTCACGCGCCGCAGCAAGACCGTGGCGCAGGTGAGCATGGTGTTGATGGTGGGCCTGTCGGCGTGGGGATTGCGCGACCGGCCGGTGGTGCTGGTGATCGTGCTGATCGCTGCACTCATCGGGGTGCTCGTTGTGGCGCGCATCCCGACACGCAAGCCCTCTGTCTGAATCAGCCCTGCGCTCTGCGCGCCAGCACCTCAAACGCCGGCAGCGTCTTGCCTTCCAGCACCTCCAGAAACGCGCCACCGCCGGTGGAGATGTAGCCCACGTCCTTCTCGATGCCGTACTTGGCAATGGCCGCCAGCGTGTCGCCCCCGCCGGCGATGCTGAAAGCGCTGCTCTTCGCGATGGCCTCCGCAATGACTTTGGTGCCGTTCTCGAAGGCCGCGAACTCGAACACACCGACCGGGCCGTTCCACACGATCGTGCCGGCCTTCATCAGCTGCTCGGCCAACCGGGCCGCGGTCTGGGGTCCGATGTCCAGGATCAGGTCGTCGTCGGCCACATCGGTGGCGGCTTTCACGGTGGCCACGGCGTCGGCGCTGAAGGCCTTGGCGGTCACCACGTCGGTGGGGATCGGCACCTCGGCGCCGCGCGTCTTCATGGCGTCGATCACGGCCTTGGCCTCGTTCACCAGGTCGGCTTCGGCCAGGCTCTTGCCGATCTTCAGGCCCGCCGCGAGCATGAAGGTGTTGGCGATGCCGCCGCCCACGATGAGCTGGTCGACCTTGCTGGCCAGGCTTTTCAGGATGGTGAGCTTGGTGCTGACCTTGCTGCCCGCCACGATGGCCACCAGGGGGCGCTTGGGCGCAAGCAGCGCGGCAGCGATGGCGTCCATCTCGGCGGCCAGCAGCGGGCCGGCGCAGGCGATGGGGGCGGTCTCGGCGATGCCGTAGGTCGTGCCTTCGGCGCGGTGCGAGGTGCCGAAGGCGTCGTGCACAAAGATGTCGCACAGGGCGCCGAGCTTCTTGGCGAGTTCGGGGCTGTTCTTCTTCTCACCCACGTTCAGGCGGCAGTTCTCCAGCAGCACCACCTCACCGGGCGCCACCGAAAAATCGCCGTCGACCCAGTTCGCCACCAGGCGCACCGGGCGGTCCATCAGCGCCGACAGGCGTGCGGCCACCGGCTGCAGCGAGTCTTCGGGCTTGAACGCGCCTTCGGTGGGTCGGCCGAGGTGGCTGGTGACCATGACCGCGGCGCCCGCGTCCAGCGCCATCTGGATCGCCGGGATGCTCGCGCGGATGCGGGTGTCTTCGGTGATGCGGCCCGTGTCGTCCTGCGGCACGTTGAGGTCGGCCCGGATGAAGACACGCTGGCCCTTGACGCGGCCACTGGAGCAAAGATCGGAGAAGCGGATGAAGGACATGGTGCGGTGCAGGTGGGTGGGTGACAAACCCATGCATTGTAGAAAGCCCTCTCGCGCGAAGCCCTGCCACAAACCCTCGGGAGGCGGGCGCTTCAGCTGGCAGGTCGGCGGGCTTGCTCACCGGTGCGGGCGTACGCGGCCACGCAGGGCGCGAGGATGTCGAGCGACAGATCGTGCGCCTTGGTTTGCACATCCATCAATCCCAGCACCGAATGGAACAGGTGGTCGTGCGAGAT is a genomic window of Hydrogenophaga sp. RAC07 containing:
- a CDS encoding MFS transporter, whose product is MASELNNDKKAWSVLIVSTLAFTVCFMVWMMFGVIGIPIKKALDLNSTQFGLLMATPVLTGSLVRVPLGIWTDRYGGRIVMTILMAITVPAIWLMSYATAYWHFLTIGLFVGLAGGSFSVGTPYVARWFPKHRQGMAMGVYGAGNSGAAVNKFVAPVLLVAFGWTMVPQVYAAIMLGTVVLFWLFTYSNPDHLVPSNVSFMDQLKALKDPKVLKYCQYYSIVFGGYVALSLWMVQYYVGEFGLDIRVAALLAACFSLPGGVLRAVGGVMSDKFGAHKVTWWVLWVSWICLFLLSYPQTDFTVATVDGPKTFHIGLNVYLFTALMFILGIAWAFGKASVFKYISDDYPKNIGAISGIVGLAGGLGGFVLPILFGVLMDLTGIRSSAFMLMYGVVWVSLIWMYWTEVRKTEVMGANAKPFSLQS
- a CDS encoding cupin domain-containing protein, encoding MALHHLDSGEIANLMNQGGDALSTQSVALFKSEQLEVIRLRLPLGKGMPMHQVPGEITVQCLEGVIDFETPEGVQRLQAGQLLFLRGGVPHGLLAVEDASVLVTIVLVH
- a CDS encoding response regulator — encoded protein: MTDTRQRPIQLLVVDDHSLFRRGLMALLSQDPRFEVTCEAGDVGEALRCVARQRPDVILLDNHLPGVLGVDAIPALRQAAPGSRVLMLTVSENEADLVAALKAGADGYLLKTVESHHLCEAIVKVMDGESVVSPEMTTKLVSALRAQPDANGQGATTAAPPSSSDAELASLSTRELEILHLIARGDSNKHIARQLDIAETTVKIHVQHILRKLHLTSRVQAAVFAARHAT
- a CDS encoding type IV pili methyl-accepting chemotaxis transducer N-terminal domain-containing protein, with protein sequence MVSTASLSTKLVRIGAGLLLVALASIGLTLWVTWQLEGGAAAVNEAGRMRMQTWRLTSVAQADPPPGEVAALVQQFDQSLDLLRRGDASRPLFVPWDDAVGREFATVEALWQNQRPLWLQDTPPDPAQALAAAGTFVEAIDALVLAIEHQLAGFTAILNLFQFLMMALAIGGAVVMLYTGYMYVINPLARLQQGLRRLESGDFKARVEVETLDEFGQVAGGFNRMASTLQSMYAGLESQVETKTRHIEAQRSRLETLYEVSAFMAQAGSIEELSRGFSQRVRAVVRADAVAVRWSDEASQRYLMLASDCFPQEMVEEERSLLAGACACGNLQPDARTRVIPIRSHDEVEVRHCVRAGFETLVSVPVRLQQRLIGEINLFYRSQTSLSAGETELLDALASHLANALESLRAAALEREAAVGEERALIARELHDSIAQSLAFLKIQVQLLRNAASKGQDTRVMSTLDELDEGLRESINDVRELLVHFRTRTNTDDIERALQETLQKFQHQTGLSAKLHVEGHGLPLPADVQVQVLHVLQEALSNVRKHAGASHVQLDVVKGSHWLFRVRDDGTGFDALDAPDASHVGLKIMSERAALIGARVDVVSEPGQGTTVSLTLPPHPIAASPITAPATEQMVP
- a CDS encoding Rrf2 family transcriptional regulator encodes the protein MRLTQWTDYSLRVLMYCAASEQREQRATVGEIAEAHGISRSHLTKIVMTLSGLGLLETTRGRGGGLRLLQPAHTIVVGEVVRQTESDFTLVECFDAEHNSCRLDGHCRLKTALREAMERYLEVLDGVTLADLIAPAPGARGQRVHFLPGLPRPPEVAARRTRVSAGGESR
- the ytfE gene encoding iron-sulfur cluster repair protein YtfE, which translates into the protein MNTTFAPADTLDRALQPIGQIAVELPGSTAVFRRLKLDFCCGGQIPLQLACDNKGIDVDAVLAELARLDRPDGPTVPQAPAEMIDHILTRYHAVHREQLPELIRMARRVEAVHREHPDVPTGLAEHLEAIETEMLEHMAKEETILFPMLKAGGRGMAVHPIGVMREEHTSHGEQLDRLMALTHDATPPQGACNTWRALYTGIHQFADDLIAHIHLENNQLFPQFEPTRAACC
- a CDS encoding SirB2 family protein, encoding MPTPDIAWAYPLLLKTHLGLVVASVGLFSVRALAALQGQGWPLRPGWRRVSEGVDTALLTAGAGLWWLLQLNPLQTPWLGLKLGLLVVYIGLGTVAMRNAASTPVRALCLLAALLCVAFMASIALARHPLGWWAP
- a CDS encoding YbaN family protein → MSLHRSRVVRWLLWLAGSVSLALGLIGVVLPGLPTTPFILLAAACYAKASPRLHGWLLNHRFLGPMVRDWETHRSLTRRSKTVAQVSMVLMVGLSAWGLRDRPVVLVIVLIAALIGVLVVARIPTRKPSV
- a CDS encoding phosphoglycerate kinase; the encoded protein is MSFIRFSDLCSSGRVKGQRVFIRADLNVPQDDTGRITEDTRIRASIPAIQMALDAGAAVMVTSHLGRPTEGAFKPEDSLQPVAARLSALMDRPVRLVANWVDGDFSVAPGEVVLLENCRLNVGEKKNSPELAKKLGALCDIFVHDAFGTSHRAEGTTYGIAETAPIACAGPLLAAEMDAIAAALLAPKRPLVAIVAGSKVSTKLTILKSLASKVDQLIVGGGIANTFMLAAGLKIGKSLAEADLVNEAKAVIDAMKTRGAEVPIPTDVVTAKAFSADAVATVKAATDVADDDLILDIGPQTAARLAEQLMKAGTIVWNGPVGVFEFAAFENGTKVIAEAIAKSSAFSIAGGGDTLAAIAKYGIEKDVGYISTGGGAFLEVLEGKTLPAFEVLARRAQG